In one Salipiger abyssi genomic region, the following are encoded:
- a CDS encoding trimethylamine methyltransferase family protein, with protein sequence MAEASARRRSRSGGGAARRAERGSTVVETAKYIERNIPDFELLTEEALQVIEENAEIVLEEIGVNFVNNPGALARWKEAGAEIEGERVRIPRGLARKLCATAPSRFTQVARNPAKNVEIGGRNLVLAPVYGPPFVHDAMGGRRYATLEDFRNFVKLGQMSRWLHHSGGTVCEPTDIPVNKRHLDMLHSHMTLSDKPFMGSVTEPSRAQDSVDMCGVLFGEAFVQQNTVMTSLININSPLTFDDVMMGALEVYAANNQACIISPFIVGGAMAPVSVAGTLTQVLAEVLAGVAYSQLVRPGAPVIFGAFVTSIDMNSGAPTFGTPEAAQITYGAGQLARRLGLPYRSAGSFNGSKLPDAQAAYETSNTLNNGLLAGVNFMLHSCGWLEGGLVASYEKFVMDADQLGVLHKMAAGVSVDESAQAMDALREVGPGGHYLGCAHTQAHFKTAFWRSELLDYKPFETWSEEGGRDTMQLASDRVRKLLDSYQKPEMDPATAEALAAFVAEKKAAVPDSFM encoded by the coding sequence ATGGCGGAAGCATCGGCGCGCAGACGGAGCAGAAGCGGCGGAGGCGCGGCACGGCGCGCGGAGCGTGGCTCGACGGTCGTGGAGACGGCGAAATATATCGAGCGCAATATCCCCGATTTCGAGCTGCTCACCGAAGAGGCCTTGCAGGTCATCGAAGAGAATGCCGAGATCGTGCTGGAGGAGATCGGCGTCAATTTCGTCAACAACCCCGGCGCTCTGGCCCGCTGGAAGGAAGCCGGTGCCGAGATCGAGGGCGAGCGCGTGCGCATCCCGCGCGGCCTGGCGCGGAAGCTCTGCGCCACGGCGCCCTCGCGCTTTACCCAGGTGGCGCGCAACCCCGCCAAGAATGTCGAGATCGGCGGGCGCAATCTGGTGCTGGCGCCGGTTTACGGCCCGCCCTTCGTGCATGACGCCATGGGCGGGCGCCGCTACGCCACGCTGGAGGATTTCCGCAACTTCGTGAAGCTCGGGCAGATGTCGCGCTGGCTGCACCATTCCGGCGGCACGGTCTGCGAGCCCACCGACATTCCGGTGAACAAGCGTCATCTCGACATGCTGCATTCCCATATGACGCTGTCGGACAAGCCCTTCATGGGCTCGGTAACCGAGCCGAGCCGGGCGCAGGACAGTGTGGACATGTGCGGCGTGCTCTTTGGTGAGGCGTTCGTGCAGCAGAACACCGTGATGACCTCGCTCATCAATATCAACTCGCCGCTGACCTTCGACGATGTGATGATGGGCGCGCTGGAGGTCTATGCCGCCAACAATCAGGCCTGCATCATCTCGCCCTTCATCGTCGGCGGGGCCATGGCGCCGGTCTCGGTGGCGGGCACGCTGACACAGGTGCTGGCCGAGGTGCTGGCGGGCGTGGCCTATTCCCAGCTTGTGCGGCCGGGCGCGCCGGTGATCTTCGGCGCCTTCGTGACCTCGATCGACATGAATTCGGGCGCGCCCACTTTCGGCACGCCGGAAGCGGCGCAGATCACCTATGGCGCGGGGCAACTGGCGCGGCGGCTTGGGCTGCCGTACCGTTCGGCGGGCTCGTTCAACGGCTCGAAACTGCCCGACGCGCAGGCCGCCTACGAGACTTCCAACACGCTCAACAACGGCTTGCTGGCGGGGGTGAACTTCATGCTGCATTCCTGCGGCTGGCTCGAAGGCGGGCTGGTGGCCTCCTACGAGAAATTCGTCATGGACGCGGATCAGCTCGGCGTGCTGCACAAGATGGCGGCGGGGGTGTCTGTGGACGAAAGCGCCCAGGCGATGGACGCGCTGCGCGAGGTGGGGCCGGGCGGGCATTACCTTGGCTGTGCGCACACTCAGGCGCATTTCAAGACCGCGTTCTGGCGCTCCGAGCTGCTCGATTACAAGCCCTTCGAGACCTGGAGCGAGGAGGGCGGGCGCGACACGATGCAGCTTGCCTCCGATCGAGTGCGCAAGCTGCTCGACAGCTACCAGAAGCCGGAGATGGACCCGGCCACCGCCGAGGCGCTGGCCGCATTCGTCGCAGAGAAAAAGGCCGCTGTGCCCGACAGCTTCATGTAG
- a CDS encoding OmpP1/FadL family transporter encodes MKSSLIGAAALAVAGSTAQAGGIERSPQSAMILYETGNLLQFSLAYIEPELTGENVSPPFPPQTLGTLTDSIVLPTFALKFDLSERLALAFRYEKPFGADVTYEDGNVPFGGTVAQAHTQSLTALMRYRFNENFSVFGGLRMQQAGGNIDLRGAAYGPLSGYSVDLDDAVGHGYVLGAAYEIPDIALRVALTYNSAISHDMKSHETGPLVDPDGPGPLPPMPLLNGVSTTEVKTPESWNLEFQTGIAPDTLLFGSVLYVKHTQFRVDAERFVAVAQEGLIDLDDTTTYTLGLGRRFNDRVSGAVSVIYEAPGDKLLSPLSPTIGFTQLRLSGSYAVNDKVTLSGGLGHIWLGDGQPQTGDTARADFTDNTAWALGLQLSYRF; translated from the coding sequence ATGAAATCGTCACTGATCGGGGCCGCAGCACTGGCTGTCGCGGGAAGCACGGCGCAGGCGGGCGGAATCGAGCGGTCGCCGCAATCTGCGATGATCCTTTACGAGACAGGCAATCTGCTGCAATTCAGCCTGGCTTATATCGAGCCGGAGCTGACCGGCGAGAACGTCTCGCCGCCCTTCCCGCCGCAGACGCTCGGCACGCTGACCGACAGTATCGTGCTGCCCACCTTCGCACTGAAATTCGATCTGTCCGAGCGGCTGGCACTGGCCTTTCGCTATGAAAAACCCTTTGGCGCCGATGTGACCTATGAGGACGGCAACGTGCCCTTCGGCGGCACCGTCGCGCAGGCGCATACCCAGTCACTTACTGCGCTGATGCGCTACCGGTTCAACGAGAATTTCAGCGTGTTCGGCGGGCTGCGCATGCAGCAGGCGGGCGGCAATATCGACCTGCGCGGCGCCGCCTATGGGCCGCTCAGCGGCTATTCGGTGGATCTCGACGATGCGGTGGGCCATGGCTACGTGCTTGGCGCCGCGTATGAAATTCCCGATATCGCACTGCGCGTGGCGCTCACCTACAATTCCGCGATCTCCCATGACATGAAATCGCACGAGACAGGGCCGCTGGTGGACCCGGACGGGCCCGGCCCGCTGCCGCCGATGCCACTGCTCAACGGAGTCAGCACCACCGAGGTGAAGACACCGGAAAGCTGGAACCTCGAATTCCAGACCGGCATCGCGCCCGATACGCTGCTCTTCGGCTCGGTGCTCTATGTCAAACACACGCAGTTCCGCGTCGATGCCGAAAGGTTCGTCGCGGTCGCGCAGGAAGGTCTGATCGACCTCGACGACACCACCACCTATACGCTGGGCCTCGGGCGCCGCTTCAACGACCGCGTGTCCGGCGCGGTGAGCGTGATCTACGAGGCGCCGGGCGACAAGCTGCTCTCGCCGCTCTCGCCCACCATCGGCTTTACCCAGCTGCGGCTGTCGGGGTCTTATGCGGTCAACGACAAGGTAACGCTGTCCGGCGGGCTCGGGCATATCTGGCTCGGCGACGGTCAGCCGCAGACCGGCGACACCGCCCGCGCCGATTTCACCGACAACACCGCATGGGCGCTGGGACTGCAACTCTCCTATCGTTTCTGA
- a CDS encoding OmpP1/FadL family transporter — protein sequence MSFDFTRGPLAGALVFCALGAGPALATNGYIANGYGGASKGMAGAGVAVPSGVLGLAQNPAMGHKVGNQAGLCLTNFWPDREVEVAPGGPLTPGTHKSRNDYFLIPCGGANWVLNDRVAFAAFMFGNGGMNAEYDTNFFAGLGAGSAPVGVNLEQAFISLNLSYRASETVSVGLSPILAVQRFSATGLEAFAGMSIDPGNVTDREDDWSTGLGYNIGVLWEPTPQLAFGAAYRSKIDMEAFDKYAGLFAGDGDFDVPAVATIGMAWTPQTAPKWTFTGEFQRIFYSDIPAIANPNAPPDGPLGAGNGVGFGWKDMDVWRLAAIYRHDERWTFRGGISHSSKFIDDSSAVINALTPATPQWHASLGASYRVNERWGITASWTHAFENEIEGSNPALTGVPQPVKIRMSQNEFAIGATYRW from the coding sequence ATGAGTTTCGATTTCACGCGCGGGCCGCTGGCCGGGGCGCTGGTCTTCTGCGCGCTTGGCGCAGGTCCGGCGCTGGCCACCAACGGCTATATCGCCAATGGCTATGGCGGCGCTTCCAAGGGCATGGCGGGGGCCGGCGTGGCGGTGCCCTCGGGCGTGCTGGGGCTGGCGCAGAACCCGGCGATGGGCCACAAGGTCGGCAATCAGGCGGGGCTCTGCCTCACCAATTTCTGGCCCGACCGCGAGGTCGAGGTGGCGCCCGGCGGGCCGCTCACCCCCGGCACGCATAAAAGCCGCAACGACTATTTCCTGATCCCCTGCGGCGGCGCCAACTGGGTGCTGAACGACCGCGTCGCCTTTGCCGCCTTCATGTTCGGCAATGGCGGCATGAACGCCGAATACGACACCAATTTCTTTGCCGGGCTCGGCGCCGGCTCCGCGCCGGTCGGGGTCAATCTGGAACAGGCCTTCATCAGCCTCAACCTGTCCTACCGGGCGAGCGAGACGGTCTCGGTGGGCCTCTCTCCGATCCTCGCGGTGCAGCGGTTCAGCGCCACCGGGCTCGAAGCCTTTGCCGGCATGTCCATCGACCCGGGCAATGTCACCGACCGAGAGGACGACTGGTCGACCGGGCTCGGCTACAATATCGGCGTGCTGTGGGAGCCCACGCCGCAGCTTGCCTTCGGTGCGGCCTACCGCTCGAAGATCGACATGGAAGCGTTTGACAAATATGCCGGACTCTTCGCAGGCGACGGCGATTTCGACGTGCCCGCCGTGGCCACCATCGGCATGGCCTGGACCCCGCAGACAGCGCCGAAATGGACCTTTACCGGAGAGTTCCAGCGCATCTTCTACAGCGACATACCCGCCATCGCCAATCCAAACGCCCCGCCCGACGGGCCGCTCGGCGCGGGTAATGGCGTGGGCTTCGGCTGGAAGGACATGGATGTCTGGCGCCTCGCCGCGATCTACCGGCATGACGAGAGATGGACCTTTCGCGGCGGCATCAGCCATTCCAGCAAGTTCATCGACGACAGCTCTGCGGTGATCAACGCGCTGACCCCGGCGACGCCGCAATGGCACGCCTCGCTCGGCGCCTCTTACCGCGTCAACGAGCGCTGGGGCATCACCGCCTCCTGGACCCACGCCTTCGAGAACGAGATCGAGGGCAGCAACCCGGCGCTCACCGGCGTGCCGCAGCCGGTGAAAATCCGCATGTCGCAGAACGAATTCGCCATCGGCGCCACCTATCGCTGGTGA
- a CDS encoding DUF2270 domain-containing protein: MGAIAHLYRGEVYRSTIWRTRLDTTTNWAVVTLGVALSISFASPEASPLPLVLVGVLIVFFLVLEARRYRYFNVWRARARWMETHFYAPMLSEGDLHMEDDWQRVLANDYLRPRYHVPFMVAIGRRIRRNYFWILLIQTLAFAGKIAVHPTEVQSFDEAMRRADVGPLPGELMMLMGVIYVSVCGAIALWSKRDDLRRGRARGREKSDSMG, from the coding sequence ATGGGCGCCATCGCGCATCTCTACCGGGGCGAGGTCTATCGCAGTACCATCTGGCGCACCCGGCTCGACACCACGACCAACTGGGCGGTGGTGACGCTGGGCGTGGCGCTGTCGATCTCCTTTGCCTCGCCCGAGGCCTCGCCGCTGCCGCTGGTGCTGGTCGGCGTGCTGATCGTGTTCTTTCTCGTGCTCGAAGCCCGGCGCTACCGCTATTTCAACGTCTGGCGCGCCCGCGCGCGCTGGATGGAGACGCATTTCTACGCGCCGATGCTGTCCGAGGGCGATCTGCACATGGAGGACGACTGGCAGCGCGTGCTCGCCAACGACTACCTGCGCCCGCGTTACCATGTGCCCTTCATGGTCGCCATCGGCCGCCGCATCCGGCGCAACTATTTCTGGATCCTGCTGATCCAGACCCTCGCCTTCGCCGGCAAGATCGCGGTGCATCCCACCGAGGTGCAGAGCTTTGACGAGGCCATGCGCCGCGCCGATGTCGGCCCCCTGCCGGGCGAGCTGATGATGCTCATGGGCGTGATATATGTCTCGGTCTGCGGCGCCATCGCACTCTGGAGCAAGCGCGACGATCTGCGGCGCGGGCGGGCACGCGGGCGCGAAAAATCCGACTCCATGGGATAA
- a CDS encoding DMT family transporter: MSPTLKAVLWMSGAIVSFTSMAVAGREVSLDLDTFEILLYRSLIGVLIVTSVLFATGRRDEISTRHFRLHVIRNLSHFAGQNFWLYAVTVIPLAQVFALEFTSPLWVILLSPLVLGERLTPSRALAAAMGFVGVLIVARPTPETINAGLICAALAAVGFAGSAVYTRRLTRSVSIGCILFWLAVTQSVFGLICAGFDGDIALPAATSWPWVLLIAVAGLVAHFCLTTALSLAPAPVVMPIDFTRLPVVALVGMALYGEALDPYVFIGAAVIFGANYYNILRETRPHFAAPGQ, encoded by the coding sequence ATGAGCCCGACCCTGAAAGCCGTGCTCTGGATGTCCGGGGCCATCGTCTCGTTTACCAGCATGGCCGTGGCCGGGCGCGAGGTCAGCCTCGATCTCGATACGTTCGAGATCCTGCTCTATCGCTCTCTGATCGGCGTGCTGATCGTGACCTCGGTGCTCTTTGCCACCGGGCGGCGGGACGAGATCTCCACCCGGCATTTCCGGCTGCATGTGATCCGCAACCTCAGCCATTTCGCCGGCCAGAACTTCTGGCTCTATGCGGTCACGGTGATTCCGCTGGCGCAGGTCTTTGCGCTGGAATTCACCTCGCCGCTCTGGGTCATCCTGCTGTCGCCGCTGGTGCTGGGCGAGCGGCTGACACCGAGCCGCGCCCTAGCGGCGGCGATGGGGTTCGTCGGTGTGCTCATCGTCGCGCGGCCCACGCCCGAGACCATCAATGCCGGGCTGATCTGCGCGGCGCTGGCGGCGGTGGGCTTTGCGGGCTCGGCGGTCTACACGCGCCGGCTTACCCGCAGCGTCAGCATCGGCTGCATCCTGTTCTGGCTGGCGGTGACGCAATCGGTCTTCGGCCTGATCTGCGCCGGGTTCGACGGCGATATCGCGTTGCCCGCCGCCACAAGCTGGCCCTGGGTTCTGCTGATCGCGGTGGCCGGGCTGGTGGCGCATTTCTGCCTGACGACCGCGCTCAGCCTCGCGCCGGCGCCGGTGGTGATGCCCATCGACTTCACCCGCCTTCCCGTTGTTGCGCTGGTGGGAATGGCACTCTATGGTGAGGCCTTGGATCCGTATGTTTTCATAGGTGCCGCCGTTATTTTCGGCGCCAATTACTACAACATCCTTCGCGAAACGCGCCCGCACTTCGCCGCGCCCGGTCAGTGA
- the guaA gene encoding glutamine-hydrolyzing GMP synthase: MRMTQHDRLLIIDFGSQVTQLIARRLRELNVYCEIHPYQNVTDAFLKEFAPRAIIFSGGPDSVTREGSPRPPQAAYELGVPILGICYGQQVMMQDLGGKVEAGQSHTAEFGRAYVTPKEERIDLLTGWFLDGTGREQVWMSHGDHVSELAPGFAVYATSPGAPFAITADLGRRFYAVQFHPEVHHTPNGKTLYENFVRDAGFKGDWTMDAYREEAVAKIREQIGDKKVICALSGGVDSSVAAALIHEAVGEQLTCVFVDHGLLRLNEAEEVVGMFRDHMNLSVIHAQEQDLFLGELEGVSDPETKRKIIGRLFIDVFQKYADQIEGAEFLAQGTLYPDVIESVSFSGGPSVTIKSHHNVGGLPEKMGLKLVEPLRELFKDEVRALGHELGLPASFIGRHPFPGPGLAIRCPGEITRDKLEILRKADAVYIDQIRKHGLYDEIWQAFAAILPMRTVGVMGDGRTYDYALALRAVTSVDGMTADYYPFSHEFLGETSTRIINEVKGINRVFYDCTSKPPGTIELE; encoded by the coding sequence GTGCGCATGACCCAGCATGATCGCCTTCTCATCATCGATTTCGGTTCGCAGGTAACCCAGCTCATCGCGCGCCGCCTGCGCGAGCTGAATGTCTATTGCGAAATCCACCCCTATCAGAACGTCACCGACGCCTTCCTGAAAGAGTTCGCGCCGCGCGCGATCATCTTCTCCGGCGGGCCGGACAGCGTGACGCGCGAGGGCTCGCCGCGCCCGCCGCAGGCCGCCTATGAGCTGGGCGTGCCGATCCTCGGCATCTGCTATGGCCAGCAGGTGATGATGCAGGATCTCGGCGGCAAGGTGGAGGCCGGCCAGAGCCACACCGCCGAATTCGGCCGCGCCTATGTGACCCCCAAGGAAGAGCGCATCGACCTGCTCACCGGCTGGTTCCTCGACGGCACCGGGCGCGAGCAGGTCTGGATGAGCCACGGCGACCACGTCTCGGAACTCGCCCCGGGCTTTGCGGTCTACGCCACCTCGCCCGGCGCCCCCTTTGCGATCACCGCCGATCTGGGCCGCCGCTTCTACGCCGTACAGTTCCACCCGGAGGTGCACCACACCCCGAACGGCAAGACGCTTTACGAGAATTTCGTCCGCGATGCCGGGTTCAAGGGCGACTGGACGATGGACGCCTATCGCGAGGAGGCGGTGGCCAAGATCCGCGAGCAGATCGGCGACAAGAAGGTGATCTGCGCGCTTTCGGGCGGTGTCGACAGCTCGGTCGCGGCGGCGCTCATCCACGAGGCGGTGGGCGAGCAGCTCACCTGCGTCTTTGTCGATCACGGGCTGCTGCGGCTCAACGAGGCCGAAGAGGTCGTGGGCATGTTCCGCGATCACATGAACCTCTCGGTGATCCACGCGCAGGAGCAGGATCTGTTCCTCGGCGAGCTCGAAGGCGTTTCCGACCCCGAGACCAAGCGCAAGATCATCGGGCGGCTCTTTATCGACGTGTTCCAGAAATACGCCGACCAGATCGAGGGCGCAGAGTTCCTCGCCCAGGGCACGCTTTATCCCGATGTCATTGAATCGGTGAGCTTTTCCGGCGGACCCTCGGTCACCATCAAATCGCACCACAATGTCGGCGGCCTGCCCGAAAAGATGGGGCTGAAGCTGGTCGAGCCGCTGCGCGAGCTCTTCAAGGACGAGGTGCGCGCGCTGGGGCACGAGCTGGGCCTGCCGGCAAGCTTCATCGGCCGTCACCCCTTCCCCGGACCGGGCCTCGCCATCCGCTGCCCCGGCGAGATCACCCGCGACAAGCTGGAGATCCTGCGCAAGGCGGATGCGGTCTATATCGACCAGATCCGCAAGCATGGGCTTTACGACGAGATCTGGCAGGCCTTCGCCGCCATCCTGCCGATGCGCACCGTCGGCGTGATGGGCGACGGGCGCACCTACGATTACGCGCTGGCGCTGCGCGCGGTGACGAGCGTGGACGGCATGACCGCCGACTACTACCCGTTCAGCCACGAGTTCCTGGGCGAGACCTCGACCCGGATCATCAACGAGGTGAAGGGCATCAACCGGGTGTTCTACGATTGCACCTCGAAACCGCCGGGCACCATCGAGCTGGAGTGA
- a CDS encoding DUF6456 domain-containing protein produces MICQSNRDVTTRLPAWVPEDAKHYLAHTEGGEAIRKLARLAGCHASTVLRQVRRIETLRDDPLVDGALRQLGRLRAGAAGTDPKKEFKRMKEPLRDELTPDAAMLAREARRVLRRLCESGAVLAVAAEMDKAVVVRDTGEGGSRRTAVVDAPIAQAMALKGWIACDAPGRISRYRITAAGRGALSKLLAEQESKLRGFAEAQQGFGSTAEAEAAMQAADADPQARRRNLVTESPLVLLARRRDRDGAPFLSDDLVRAGERLREDFELAQIGPRVAQNWDQFLTGAVDGGRGSEIARGPEAARARVVAALRELGPGLGDVALQCCCYLEGLETTERRMGWAARSGKVVLRIALQRLRRHYDETVAPGGGLIG; encoded by the coding sequence ATGATTTGCCAATCAAATAGAGATGTTACGACGCGTTTGCCCGCATGGGTGCCGGAAGACGCAAAACACTATCTCGCGCATACCGAAGGCGGTGAAGCCATTCGGAAACTGGCGCGTCTGGCGGGGTGCCACGCGTCGACGGTGCTGCGTCAGGTGCGCCGGATCGAAACCCTGCGCGACGACCCGCTGGTGGACGGCGCGCTGCGGCAACTGGGCCGGTTGCGCGCCGGCGCGGCGGGGACAGACCCCAAGAAGGAGTTCAAGCGGATGAAAGAGCCTCTGCGGGATGAGCTGACGCCCGATGCGGCGATGCTGGCGCGCGAGGCGCGGCGGGTGCTGCGGCGTCTTTGCGAAAGCGGCGCGGTGCTGGCGGTGGCAGCGGAAATGGACAAGGCGGTGGTGGTGCGTGACACCGGCGAGGGCGGCTCAAGGCGCACTGCCGTGGTGGACGCGCCGATTGCCCAGGCGATGGCACTGAAAGGCTGGATCGCCTGCGACGCGCCCGGACGCATCTCGCGCTACCGCATCACCGCCGCCGGGCGCGGTGCGCTGAGCAAGCTTCTGGCCGAGCAGGAGAGCAAGCTGCGCGGCTTTGCCGAGGCGCAGCAGGGCTTTGGCAGCACGGCCGAGGCCGAGGCGGCGATGCAGGCGGCGGATGCCGATCCGCAGGCACGGCGGCGCAACCTGGTGACCGAGAGTCCGCTGGTGCTGCTGGCACGGCGGCGCGACCGCGATGGTGCGCCGTTCCTCTCGGACGATCTGGTGCGCGCTGGTGAGCGGCTGCGCGAGGATTTCGAGCTGGCGCAGATCGGCCCGCGCGTGGCGCAGAACTGGGACCAGTTCCTGACCGGCGCCGTCGACGGCGGGCGGGGCTCCGAGATTGCGCGCGGCCCCGAGGCGGCGCGCGCCCGTGTCGTCGCGGCGCTGCGCGAGCTGGGGCCGGGGCTGGGCGATGTGGCGCTGCAATGCTGCTGCTATCTGGAGGGGCTGGAGACCACCGAGCGCCGCATGGGCTGGGCCGCGCGTTCGGGCAAGGTGGTGCTGCGGATCGCGCTGCAACGGCTGCGCCGCCACTACGACGAGACGGTCGCACCGGGCGGCGGGCTGATCGGATAA
- a CDS encoding DUF6477 family protein: MQDILSLMQTLRRPRLLVRAARIGADDYRREQHLGRILGVAPPARHAPTILKLMEIEAVLDERRRASDGGYSAARHVEVLAAMMGEARQLHAHA; the protein is encoded by the coding sequence ATGCAAGACATTCTCAGCCTGATGCAGACCCTTCGCCGCCCGCGCCTGCTTGTGCGCGCCGCCCGGATCGGGGCAGACGACTATCGCCGCGAGCAGCATCTGGGGCGCATTCTCGGAGTCGCGCCGCCCGCGCGCCACGCGCCGACAATCCTGAAACTGATGGAGATCGAGGCAGTGCTCGATGAACGCCGCCGCGCCTCGGATGGCGGCTATTCAGCGGCGCGCCATGTGGAGGTGCTGGCCGCGATGATGGGCGAGGCGCGTCAACTGCACGCGCATGCCTGA
- a CDS encoding putative quinol monooxygenase, giving the protein MAEIRLTGTMTCPPERAEAVRAALPEHIRLTRAEPGCLHFDVTETAPGRFEVFERFADRAAFDAHQARAGASDWARVTAGCPRDYEITEA; this is encoded by the coding sequence ATGGCCGAAATCCGACTGACAGGCACGATGACCTGCCCGCCCGAGCGGGCCGAGGCGGTGCGCGCCGCCCTGCCCGAGCATATTCGCCTGACACGCGCCGAACCGGGCTGCCTGCATTTCGACGTGACCGAAACCGCGCCCGGCCGCTTTGAGGTCTTTGAACGTTTTGCCGACCGCGCCGCCTTCGATGCGCATCAGGCCCGCGCCGGCGCCAGCGACTGGGCCCGCGTCACCGCCGGCTGCCCGCGCGACTACGAGATCACCGAAGCATGA
- a CDS encoding delta-class carbonic anhydrase — MHRYRKALAALALALSATGALAESDHAPASHGAAPGTTPQAASGGEICQGFGPQTPRDISNPHGRNPARFELAPPPENLNLCNIHTHTNAEHMGPGFSIYAGAGEHGGFRCAGSARLTPAELSRPRGGARVFEGVAPGDTIEVHWVYSSCDVAPGPGLGACLSERCQNPQLRVESQVFLVVNDPNALDFRDFIYFGTMRQGLYQPRALPTGTGRPVEFRGSTTGTSYSQQVCSPLQVTWSVRPRCARLDIATLDAWAAMGNVFEESHSHGVRALVTAPALLSPMD, encoded by the coding sequence ATGCACCGATACCGCAAGGCCCTGGCGGCGCTCGCTCTCGCGCTCAGCGCCACCGGCGCGCTGGCGGAATCGGACCACGCCCCGGCCTCCCATGGCGCAGCACCCGGGACAACGCCGCAGGCCGCGAGTGGCGGCGAAATCTGCCAGGGCTTCGGCCCGCAGACCCCGCGCGACATCTCCAACCCGCACGGGCGCAACCCGGCGCGGTTCGAGCTGGCGCCGCCGCCGGAGAATCTCAACCTCTGCAACATCCACACCCATACGAATGCTGAACATATGGGGCCGGGCTTTTCGATCTACGCCGGCGCGGGCGAACATGGCGGGTTCAGATGCGCGGGCTCGGCGCGGCTCACCCCGGCAGAGCTCAGCCGCCCGCGCGGCGGCGCCCGGGTGTTCGAGGGCGTCGCCCCCGGCGACACGATCGAGGTGCACTGGGTCTATTCCTCCTGCGACGTCGCGCCGGGGCCGGGGCTCGGCGCCTGCCTGTCGGAGCGTTGCCAGAACCCGCAGCTGCGCGTCGAATCGCAGGTGTTTCTGGTGGTCAACGACCCCAATGCGCTGGATTTTCGCGATTTCATCTATTTCGGCACCATGCGGCAGGGGCTCTATCAGCCGCGCGCCCTGCCCACCGGCACCGGCCGCCCGGTAGAGTTTCGCGGCTCGACCACCGGCACGAGCTACAGCCAGCAGGTCTGTTCGCCGCTTCAGGTCACATGGTCGGTGCGCCCGCGCTGCGCCCGGCTCGACATCGCCACGCTCGACGCCTGGGCGGCGATGGGCAACGTGTTCGAGGAAAGCCACAGCCACGGCGTGCGCGCGCTGGTCACCGCCCCCGCGCTGCTGAGCCCGATGGACTGA
- a CDS encoding VOC family protein has product MIAYVTVGADDIMRAKRFYSALLPALGYGLEEGPEGLSYALPAQPGQSLIPPEFYVKPTFDGRPASAGNGSMVAFEARSQKQVRDLHAAGLSAGGSDEGQPGFRASYGAHFYVGYLRDPQGNKIAIFSNDPNEPGRDG; this is encoded by the coding sequence ATGATTGCTTATGTCACGGTCGGCGCAGATGACATCATGCGCGCAAAACGGTTTTATTCCGCGCTTCTGCCCGCGCTTGGCTACGGGCTTGAAGAGGGGCCCGAGGGATTGAGCTACGCACTGCCCGCACAACCCGGGCAGTCTCTCATCCCACCCGAGTTCTATGTCAAACCAACCTTTGACGGGCGTCCGGCGTCCGCGGGCAATGGCTCCATGGTCGCATTCGAGGCACGTAGCCAGAAGCAGGTGCGTGACCTGCACGCCGCCGGGCTTTCCGCAGGTGGTTCTGACGAGGGTCAGCCGGGATTTCGCGCCTCTTACGGGGCGCATTTCTATGTGGGCTACCTTCGCGACCCGCAAGGCAACAAGATCGCGATTTTCTCCAACGATCCGAACGAACCGGGGCGTGACGGATAG